The following coding sequences are from one Firmicutes bacterium CAG:345 window:
- a CDS encoding unknown (no significant homology to UniProt), with the protein MIIIRNYGLESEAVRDISASYTIPVAKLFKVKEDEVVFLTERGYLIQNGEDQTDYFSYVEVLYPSNIKIDKEAVNDVLKEIYSKFTFHTIIRFIPFKEEDSFFNLNEDYPQYMTPENTVHIEHEHEDEDEDEEEEEYPDLYEGDIFEHLEEDLNK; encoded by the coding sequence ATGATAATTATTAGAAATTATGGCTTGGAATCCGAAGCTGTCCGCGATATATCAGCTTCTTATACAATCCCTGTAGCCAAGCTTTTTAAAGTAAAAGAAGATGAAGTGGTATTTTTAACAGAACGCGGATACCTCATTCAAAATGGAGAAGACCAAACTGATTATTTCTCCTATGTTGAAGTTTTATATCCTAGCAATATAAAGATTGATAAAGAAGCTGTCAATGATGTTTTAAAAGAAATTTATAGCAAATTTACTTTCCATACTATCATTCGTTTCATTCCATTTAAAGAAGAAGATTCTTTCTTTAATTTAAATGAAGATTATCCACAATATATGACTCCTGAAAATACTGTTCATATCGAACATGAACATGAAGATGAGGATGAGGATGAAGAAGAGGAAGAATATCCAGATCTTTATGAAGGAGATATCTTCGAACATCTCGAAGAAGATTTAAATAAGTAA